ACTTGTTCCCTAAACTTCTAATTTTTTCAATCTTGTCAGGGGGGATATGATACAGCTTTCCACACTCTTCACAATTTATTGACATTCCCAAGCTTCCTCCGCTATTTAATCGCTATTGAAGATTATTGACGTATCATTAAGCCTTCGCTTCTTTTATTTTTTTTAACAATGCTTGTTGAAATTCTAACCTTTTTTCTTCTCTAGGTATTTGTCGTGCTAATAAATCTACAAGTTCAACCGTTCTATGTATAGGTATTTTATTTGGGTCTTCTCCCATTTCTTGTAATTCATCTTCTATCAAAACTTCTGCAATTGGACCCATAGCTTTTGATAATTGAGCATGAAGAAAATCATAAAAACTTTTATCCATTGTTGGAATAGCTTTTTCTACACATTCCACTAAATTAAGCATTAATAATTTATGAATTGATTCTCTCAATATTTTCATATTTATACCTAATATACTCGCAACGTTACTAAGGGTCTTTTTTCCATCTAATTCCATCATTACTTTAAGCATATTAGTATCGAGGGAAACTTCTCCAATATTATCAATATCTACTCTCTTTAAAACTAATACAGAAATATCTCCAGACAGAATATCCATTTATATAGCCTCCAACATTATAACATTATGAAAAAAGATTATAAGGATCCCCTTTTAAAAGAGGTTCTAATACAAAAAAAACAAACGTCAATTAAGAAAATTTCTTAGGTATGGCAAAAAAACTACTTACAATTTTAACTCTTCCTTTAAAGCCTTAAACTCTGATCTAATTGTCTTTTTAATTTCTTCTAATACGACTGTGAGGGCTTCATGAATATTATTGGTACTCATTTGAACTCGGAGTATTTGTTGCTTCAAAGTTTTAAGACTTTTAACTTCACCCATTAAAATCTTCTTTTTTTCTTTTTCAGGCAATTTAGGGGAACCGATAACTTTTTCTAAACCATTAAAGACTGAATGAACTAGCTTAATAGAATCAGGATGAGCATTAGCTTTTTTTCTTCGGATATATTTTCCTACTGAATCATGGATATTTAAAAAAGTTAAAATTATTTTATCGTTTATATATTTCTCTTTAAGCTTATTAATCTCATTTATAAAACTAGTCATAATTTGGTCTGTTATTTCCCAATCCATCGACAATATAACAGACTTAAGCTCATTAATAGGAGAATTTTGATTCATTTTATTATTTTCACTCACTGTTTTTACTCTATCATCTTTTTTCTTTGGAATATTTTCATCCCCATAAAAATTATCTTCATCATCAAGAACGCTATCTGTTAATGGGATTACTTCTTGCTCATCTGTTTCATCATCTCCAAAAAGATCATCCAACCTGCTGTTTACATCTGACAAAATTGAATCATCACTTTTTTCACTCAATGCTCTTCCCTCCTACTCTACTTCTAACTTCTTTTGTAAAGATGCAACAGTCAAAGCAATAATTTTTTTCATAGTGGCTGCTACTCCTTCACCGGTTATTGCACTCGCTGGGAAAGAAGGAACTTTTAACTGTCTGTTCATATCTCTTTCCATAGTCTCAATCGGTAAAAGGGATACCCCTTCTTTTTCCAAATCTCTTTTGTTATATTGTAAAACTAATGGAATTTTAAAAATATTTTTATTAAATGAAGCTAAATTTTCTTGAAGATTTTTAAGGGATAAAAGATTCATTTTTCTTCTAAGAGCCATAGAATCAGCAATAAAAGCAATTCCATCTACTCCTCGCAAAACTAATCTTCTTGTAGCATTATATTTAACTTGACCAGGTACAGTATAAAATTGGACCTTAATATCATAGCCTTTAATTTGTCCAATATCAACAGGAAGAAAATCAAAAAATAAGGTTCTATCACCATAAGTCTTTACGGTAGTCATTTCACCTTTTATTTGTTTTTTGAATTTCTTGTTAATATATTCTAAATTCGAGGTTTTGCCCCCTCTTCCTGGTCCATAATAAACTATTTTTACCTGTACTTCCTTTTTTTTCGGATTTATTAGCGCCAAAGTGTTTACCTCTTTTCTAGTTTAGTTCATAGTAGATTTTATTTGCGAAAGTCTCAAAACAATTCTTTAATTTTTCTTGTAGCTTCAGCTACTTTTAAGCGCAAAAAACCAAGAGAAACATCTTTTCCAAAAATAGTTATGAGCAATAAGTCTTGCATCACTTTATTAAAATGGATACTTACTTTTTCACCTTTATGGAACAACAAAGAGAACTCTTGTTCACCTATAATATTTGCCATTGCACTAACCGCTCCAAAATTTCCAGCTGCAAGAGCGGCTAAAGAATAAATATCATGTTTTGCATTTCCATCATCAAGATCAACAATCACATTTCCCGCTAAATCAATTAATATTACACTTTGAACCCCTAAATCAATTAATTCTTCTCCCAAAATTTTCTCTATCGCTTCAATTTGTTGTTTATCAAAATCAAAAGTGAAATCCATTTATTCATTCCTCAAAAAAATATCGTTTTTATTTCAATAAATATGGCGCACAACAAAAAAACTTACTTATTAAGTTATGACGTTTTTATTGTCCTTTAGCCTAAAAAAAAATAATTGACAATAAAAAAATAAGATATTGTTAATTTAACTATCATCTAATAATTTTTTTATAAAAAGCATGATACACCTCCAAATTATATTTTAATGAATTAAAAAATTCAACTCAATTGTACTAATAAATATTTATTACATTTTTTATTTTTTTTAAACTTTAAAATTCCAAAGATTAAAAAAATTTATGAATATCTAAAACCAAAAAAATAAGTGATTGTCAACAATCTTTTCAAATTTAAAAATTTTGGGATAAATTATTTTATTTTATGCTCTTAAAAATTAATATGCATATTATCTTGACAAAAACAAGCATAAACTATATTAAATCGAATATTTTATTGAGTCTATATTTAATTCTAATTCTATGGAGAAGTATGGGAAATTTTAGATTTTTGCTAACTATTTTTTTATTTTTTTTATCTACAGCAGTTTCATTAATTTCTGGATTATCTTTGGCTGAAGATTCCGATGGTATTTCACCTAAGGAAATATTGATAGGTCAATCTTGCGCTTTAGAAGGTTCAGCCAGGGCTTTAGGCACTCAAATGAAAAATGGCGCACTTATTTATTTTAATTATATTAACTCATCTGGAGGAATAAAAGGAAGAAATATTAAGCTTATCTCCTATGATGATGGATATGAACCAGAACTATGTAAACAAAATACTTTAAAACTTGTTGAAGAGGATAAAGTATTCCTTTTGTTTGGATACGTTGGAACTCCTACTTCAAAAAATGTTTTGCCAATCATAGAAGACAAAAAAATACCTTTTTTCGCACCATTTACTGGAGCTGAATTTTTAAGAAATCCCTTGCAAAGTCAAGTTTTTAATATCAGAGCCAGTTATTTCCAGGAAACAGAAAAAATGGTTGAAGGATTAGTGAATGATTTAGACTTCAAAAAGATCGCTGTTTTCTACCAAAATGATTCATATGGACAATCTGGGCTTGAAGGGGTAAGAAGTGCTTTAGCTAAAAGGGAGCTTACTATTTCAAGCAAATCTACTTATGAACGAAATACATTAAACGTTGAAAATGCCGTAAACACAATCTATAGCTCAAGACCAGAAGCGGTAATAATGATAGGCGCATATCAGCCTTGTGCTAAATTTATTAGCATGATGAGGGATTCAGGCAGTCAGGCTATTTTTTTAAATGTTTCATTTGTAGGTGGAGATAGCTTAGGCAAGATACTTATTAACAAAGGAGTTGGCGTAATTATATCCCAAGTAGTTCCGTTTCCTTTTTATAAAAAAGTCCCAGTTATAAATGAATACAATAAATTGAAGAATGAATATATGCCTAATACAGAGCCTAATTTTGTTGAAACTGAAGGGTTTATAGCAGCAAAGACTCTTTGCAAAATATTATCAGAAACTACTGAACCCCTTACAAGAAAAAAATTTATTGAAACTGCTGAAAAGCAAAGAGATATTGATTTAGGCAGTTTTTATGTTTCATTTACCCCAAATAGTCATAATGGTTCAAGTTTAGTGTATTTTACACAAATAGGGCCGGGCGGTTTTTTGACTCCAATAAAAAATTTTACTCAATTATATGAATATAGAAAATAATATATGCTGTAAAGGGCGGCTCGACAAGGCTACCAAAAAAAGCATTCCAATTTGCGTCAACATCATAAATCAAAATCTTATTTTCTTGTAAGATGTTTATATTTAATTCGATGGGGCTGATTCGCATTCGCTCCTAAACGGGAATTTCTATTTTTTTCATATTCTGAGTAATTGCCTTCAAACCAAAAAATTTTACTATTTCCTTCAAAAGCAAGTATATGAGTAGCTATTCTATCAAGAAACCATCTATCATGACTTATTACTATTGCACACCCTCCAAAATTTTCAAGGGCTTCTTCAAGAGCTCTAAGAGTGTTTACATCAAGGTCATTAGTTGGCTCATCTAATAATAAAAGATTTGCTTCAGATTTAAGAACTCTTGAGAGATGCACTCTATTTCTTTCACCACCTGAAAGCATGCCAACTTTTTTTTGTTGGTCAGTTCCCGAAAAATTAAATCGAGCCACATAAGCTCTTGAGTTAACAAGCCTTTTTCCAAGCTGAATTTGTTCGTTTCCATCAGATATCATTTCCCATATATTTTTTTCAGGGTTAAGACTGTCCCTTTCTTGGTCAACATATCCCATTTTAACTGTATCACCTATTGAAATTATTCCTGAATCAGGAGATATCTGACTTGTAATCATTTTAAATAAAGTTGTTTTACCAGCTCCATTAGGCCCTATTATTCCAACTATAGCGCCGGGAGGTATTGAAAAAGAAAAATTTTCCATAAGTATACTATCACCAAATGCTTTAGTGATATTATTTGCCTCTACAACGGTTTTTCCAAGTCTTGGTCCTGGTGGGATATATATTTCCAGTTCTTTTTCTCTCTTTTCCGATTCCTGTTTTAAAAGATTTTCATAAGAGCTAATTCGAGCTTTTGATTTTGCATGTCTTCCTTTTGGACTCATTCTTATCCATTCAAGCTCCCGCTCCAATGTCTTTTGCCTGGCTGTTTCAGTTTTTTCTTCATTTTTCAATCTTGTTCGTTTTTGTTCAAGCCATGAAGAATAATTGCCTTCCCATGGGATTCCATAACCTCTATCAAGTTCTAAAATCCATCCTGCTACATTATCCAAAAAATATCTATCATGGGTTACGGCGATTATAGTTCCTTGATATCTTTGAAGGTGTTGTTCAAGCCAAGCAACTGTTTCAGCATCAAGGTGGTTAGTAGGTTCGTCAAGAAGCAAGATATCTGGTTTTTGAAGTAATAATCTGCATAAAGCCACTCTCCTCACTTCTCCTCCAGATAATACAGACATTGGAGTATCGGCAGGAGGACACCCGAGTGCATCCATAGCCATTTCAAGCCTTGAATCAATATCCCATGCGTCAATAAGATCGAGCTGTTCCTGTAATTCGGTTTGTTTATCAATCAGAGCATTCATTTCATTATCACTCATGGGATTACCTAGCTGATCACTTATTAAATTATATTCATTCATCAAGTTTACAATGTTTTGAACACCTTCCTCAACAACTTCCTTTACCGTTTTATTTTTATCTACTTTAGGTTCTTGTTCGAGAAAGCCAATTGTATAACCCTGTGATAGAATAGTTTGACCATTAAAGTCTTTATCTATACTCGATAATATTCTTAACAGAGAGCTTTTTCCTGAACCATTAAGCCCAATTACTCCTATTTTTGCACCATAAAAATAGGATAGTGAAATGTCCTTTAAGATAGGCTTTTTATCATAATATTTGCTAACTTTTATCATAGTGTATATTAT
The DNA window shown above is from Desulfobacterales bacterium and carries:
- a CDS encoding GTPase domain-containing protein produces the protein MALINPKKKEVQVKIVYYGPGRGGKTSNLEYINKKFKKQIKGEMTTVKTYGDRTLFFDFLPVDIGQIKGYDIKVQFYTVPGQVKYNATRRLVLRGVDGIAFIADSMALRRKMNLLSLKNLQENLASFNKNIFKIPLVLQYNKRDLEKEGVSLLPIETMERDMNRQLKVPSFPASAITGEGVAATMKKIIALTVASLQKKLEVE
- a CDS encoding roadblock/LC7 domain-containing protein; translated protein: MDFTFDFDKQQIEAIEKILGEELIDLGVQSVILIDLAGNVIVDLDDGNAKHDIYSLAALAAGNFGAVSAMANIIGEQEFSLLFHKGEKVSIHFNKVMQDLLLITIFGKDVSLGFLRLKVAEATRKIKELF
- a CDS encoding ABC transporter substrate-binding protein — its product is MGNFRFLLTIFLFFLSTAVSLISGLSLAEDSDGISPKEILIGQSCALEGSARALGTQMKNGALIYFNYINSSGGIKGRNIKLISYDDGYEPELCKQNTLKLVEEDKVFLLFGYVGTPTSKNVLPIIEDKKIPFFAPFTGAEFLRNPLQSQVFNIRASYFQETEKMVEGLVNDLDFKKIAVFYQNDSYGQSGLEGVRSALAKRELTISSKSTYERNTLNVENAVNTIYSSRPEAVIMIGAYQPCAKFISMMRDSGSQAIFLNVSFVGGDSLGKILINKGVGVIISQVVPFPFYKKVPVINEYNKLKNEYMPNTEPNFVETEGFIAAKTLCKILSETTEPLTRKKFIETAEKQRDIDLGSFYVSFTPNSHNGSSLVYFTQIGPGGFLTPIKNFTQLYEYRK
- the ettA gene encoding energy-dependent translational throttle protein EttA — its product is MATEGNKIIYTMIKVSKYYDKKPILKDISLSYFYGAKIGVIGLNGSGKSSLLRILSSIDKDFNGQTILSQGYTIGFLEQEPKVDKNKTVKEVVEEGVQNIVNLMNEYNLISDQLGNPMSDNEMNALIDKQTELQEQLDLIDAWDIDSRLEMAMDALGCPPADTPMSVLSGGEVRRVALCRLLLQKPDILLLDEPTNHLDAETVAWLEQHLQRYQGTIIAVTHDRYFLDNVAGWILELDRGYGIPWEGNYSSWLEQKRTRLKNEEKTETARQKTLERELEWIRMSPKGRHAKSKARISSYENLLKQESEKREKELEIYIPPGPRLGKTVVEANNITKAFGDSILMENFSFSIPPGAIVGIIGPNGAGKTTLFKMITSQISPDSGIISIGDTVKMGYVDQERDSLNPEKNIWEMISDGNEQIQLGKRLVNSRAYVARFNFSGTDQQKKVGMLSGGERNRVHLSRVLKSEANLLLLDEPTNDLDVNTLRALEEALENFGGCAIVISHDRWFLDRIATHILAFEGNSKIFWFEGNYSEYEKNRNSRLGANANQPHRIKYKHLTRK